Proteins encoded within one genomic window of Diorhabda sublineata isolate icDioSubl1.1 chromosome 1, icDioSubl1.1, whole genome shotgun sequence:
- the LOC130449630 gene encoding DNL-type zinc finger protein-like, giving the protein MSLRNLSTLVHRTLTRSTFNIRYCNTNKKKVNFVRYCSNSNITNSKPALSQPIGKVEGKLFLSYKCKVCKTTNNHFITKIAYDKGVVIVTCEGCSNNHLIADNLNWFTDLNGKKNIEDILAEKGESVRKIDVNKCLEILEKEVVQK; this is encoded by the coding sequence ATGTCTTTAAGAAATTTATCAACTTTAGTACATCGAACGTTAACAAGATCAACGTTTAATATAAGATATTGtaataccaataagaaaaaagtaaatttcgTAAGATATTGCTCAAATTCTAATATAACAAATTCCAAACCTGCACTATCTCAACCTATTGGAAAAGTagaaggaaaattatttttgtcctaTAAATGTAAAGTATGTAAAACTACTAATAATCATTTCATTACTAAAATCGCTTACGACAAAGGGGTGGTTATAGTAACATGTGAAGGATGCAGTAACAACCATCTAATAGCAGATAATTTAAATTGGTTTACAGActtgaatggaaaaaaaaatatcgaagataTATTAGCGGAAAAAGGTGAAAGTGTACGAAAAATTGATGTGAATAAGTGTCTGGAAATACTCGAAAAAGAAGTGGTACAAAAATGA
- the LOC130449621 gene encoding docking protein 2 — MINTAKMEHEEPIYRGILQLPVGKLLKKSWQQKYCSLFKSSKFGVERLEVYDTPNSKEYSKIIILQQCIKVYPKSNTTFVITTKTNSYEFNTLTEHSNTEWVSAIQSVAFPDDVSKITTVEEDNDLYCSSGEGVFNVKLHPSPVSIRCGLENKNYTLVLMSNALQLRNVVDDKLLFTWPYHYIRRYGYKNGRFTFEAGRKCESGEGIFYLEHPNQQEIFRCLASKMKCMKKLASAENSPLLDGDAQFQAAFFMEPRSRTPLVPSSTLQSLTDLSVSSKSQISISSSDSDSKYMQCSLKAPETKMAHKLKPSKPPRKFKPVNKPEPEYEPVQKYDEIEFRNNAWQTLGVDSPDHTEQHVDEEDYMSWGDVRKEIETVKKPLVSAIITENTPGYYDKLNFFGSTSKLNTKSPYKQVYPVPVASVVVEPPSFNDYDEVQCFPEKNEKKKNADEKVNHQFHNEEAYAVISKPKRV; from the exons ATGATTAATACCGCCAAGATGGAACATGAAGAACCAATTTACCGAGGAATTTTACAGTTACCCGTTGGAAAGCTGCTTAAG aaatcttGGCAACAAAAATACTGTTCGCTTTTTAAATCTAGTAAATTCGGTGTTGAAAGGTTAGAAGTTTACGATACACCGAATTCAAAAGAATacagtaaaataataattttacaacaatgtaTAAAAGTATATCCGAAATCTAATACTACTTTCGTAATAACAACAAAAACGAATTCGTATGAATTTAACACGTTAACTGAACATTCTAATACCGAATGGGTAAGTGCTATACAATCAGTCGCATTTCCAGATGACGTATCTAAAATAACAACTGTAGAAGAAGATAACGATTTATATTGTTCATCTGGCGAAGGGGTTTTTAACGTTAAATTACACCCTTCTCCCGTTTCTATCCGTTGCggattagaaaataaaaattacactTTAGTTTTGATGTCGAATGCGTTACAACTTAGGAACGTCGTcgatgataaattattatttacatggCCTTATCATTACATACGACGTTACGGTTATAAAAATGGTCGATTCACCTTTGAAGCGGGAAGAAAATGCGAATCTGGGGAAGGAATATTTTACCTAGAACATCCTAACCAACAAGAAATATTCCG ATGTTTAGCTAGCAAGATGAAATGCATGAAAAAATTGGCTTCGGCTGAAAATTCTCCATTACTAGATGGAGACGCGCAATTTCAAGCGGCGTTCTTCATGGAGCCCCGATCTAGAACACCTCTAGTACCCTCCTCGACGTTACAATCCCTCACAGATCTATCAGTATCAAGTAAATCTCAAATCAGTATTTCGAGTAGCGATTCCGATTCCAAATACATGCAGTGCTCGTTAAAAGCCCCCGAAACGAAAATGGCGCACAAGTTGAAACCTTCGAAACCCCCCAGGAAGTTCAAACCGGTGAATAAGCCTGAACCGGAGTATGAACCTGTTCAAAAGTACGACGAGATCGAGTTCAGGAACAACGCCTGGCAAACTTTGGGGGTGGATTCGCCGGATCACACGGAACAGCACGTCGATGAGGAGGATTACATGTCGTGGGGCGATGTTAGAAAGGAAATAGAAACAGTTAAAAAACCTTTAGTGTCAGCGATTATTACGGAAAATACCCCGGGGTATTACGATAAGTTGAACTTTTTTGGGTCTACTAGTAAATTGAATACGAAATCTCCTTATAAACAAGTATATCCGGTTCCGGTGGCTTCCGTCGTCGTGGAACCGCCGTCGTTTAACGATTACGATGAAGTTCAGTGTTTCCCggagaaaaatgaaaagaagaaaaatgcaGATGAAAAAGTTAATCATCAATTTCACAACGAGGAAGCTTACGCCGTCATCAGTAAACCAAAAAGGGTCTAG
- the LOC130441179 gene encoding 5'-3' exonuclease PLD3-like isoform X1, with protein MPHFWDFGKSPPKERNLQDGLFQIASQTCNLLVQVNNTNNISYGNNSSNIHLNNISTGARSRTPSAAPGRSGDREQLLVLIPPNSERVHKYKPSGLLGKPRLSTVLETSPVQNEEDTDIWSHGFMIPSNGDDTPERWSNKNKWCRPSCIPISIICILIFLVVLLPLLDHATERNLEELNSFHADNCNNTCRLSLTESIPEGLIYSNGSIVYPSTFDTWLDLINSANESIDIGSLYWTLRQSEVYPDPSSLQGEKIFQSLVKAGVERGIKIRIAQNAPSQNFPNIDTELLVKRKAAEVRSLNFAKLLGSGVLHTKLWIVDKKHIYVGSANMDWRSLTQVKELGITIRNCSCLANDVQKIFEVYWTLGADNAKIPPQWPSNLSTQYNNDTPFNLMYDNETFQTYFTSSPLPFNPSGRTNDIDALTHVVLHAEKFVYISVMDYFPLMIYTPKVKFWPVIDDALKTAAIENKIKVKLLISWWNHSRPSEDNFLKSLSDINNAYPGVSLEIRRFIVPANKDQQKIPFARVNHNKYMVTDNTAFIGTSNWSGDYFTDTAGISFILHDPVFDRNTNHTTIRSQLQGVFERDWNSPYAHFMNFSEYEETY; from the exons ATGCCACATTTCTGGGATTTCGGAAAAAGTCCACCGAAAGAAAGAAACCTACAAGACGGTTTGTTTCAAATAGCTTCCCAAACTTGTAATTTATTGGTACAGGTTAATAATACGAATAATATTAGTTATGGAAATAATAGTTCCAATATACATCTTAATAATATATCTACCGGTGCGAGAAGTCGAACTCCTAGTGCTGCACCAGGACGTAGTGGAGATAGAGAACAACTTCTCGTGCTTATACCACCAAATTCGGAAAGGGTTCATAAATATAAACCCTCGGGGTTGTTGGGAAAACCCAGGTTATCG aCTGTTCTTGAAACGTCTCCTGTTCAAAATGAAGAGGATACAGATATTTGGAGTCATGGTTTCATGATACCTTCAAATGGGGATGATACACCTGAAAG atggtcaaataaaaataaatggtgCAGACCATCATGCATACCAATTTCCATAATTTGCATTTTGATCTTCCTCGTAGTATTATTACCTTTATTAGATCACGCTACAGAACGAAATTTAGAAGAATTAAACAGTTTTCATGCAGATAACTGTAATAATACTTGCAG ATTGTCGTTAACTGAAAGTATTCCAGAAGGCTTGATATATTCGAACGGTTCAATCGTATATCCTTCCACTTTTGATACTTGGTTAGATTTGATTAATTCGGCTAACGAATCTATAGATATAGGGTCGCTTTATTGGACTTTGAGACAGTCAGAAGTTTATCCAGATCCTTCTTCATTACag GGGGAAAAAATCTTCCAGTCGTTAGTAAAAGCGGGCGTGGAACGTGGTATTAAAATCAGGATAGCACAAAATGCACCATCGCAAAATTTTCCCAACATAGATACCGAATTGTTGGTGAAAAGGAAAGCAGCTGAAGTTCGTAGTCTTAATTTTGCTAAATTATTAGGATCCGGTGTTTTGCATACTAAATTATGGATCGTCGATAAGAAACATATATATGTAGGTAGCGCCAATATGGATTGGAGATCCTTAACACAG GTGAAAGAGTTGGGAATTACCATAAGGAACTGTTCCTGTCTGGCGAACGACGTTCAAAAAATTTTCGAG GTTTATTGGACCCTCGGCGCCGATAACGCCAAAATACCACCGCAATGGCCGTCTAACTTATCCACGCAATACAATAACGATACTCCGTTCAATTTAATGTATGACAACGAAACTTTCCAAACATATTTCACC aGTTCACCGTTGCCTTTTAATCCGTCCGGCCGTACGAACGACATCGACGCCTTGACTCACGTCGTACTACACGcagaaaaatttgtttacatATCCGTTATGGATTATTTCCCTTTGATGATTTACACTCCGAAAGTTAAATTTTGGCCGGTTATAGATGATGCTTTGAAAACGGCCGCcatcgaaaataaaatcaag GTGAAATTACTGATAAGTTGGTGGAATCATTCCAGACCTTCGGAAGACAACTTTTTAAAATCCCTATCTGATATAAATAACGCATACCCTGGAGTTAGTTTGGAAATA cGTCGTTTTATCGTTCCCGCTAATaaagatcaacaaaaaatacCGTTCGCTCGAGTAAATCACAATAAATACATGGTAACCGACAACACTGCCTTTATAGGCACTTCTAATTGGTCAGGGGATTATTTCACCGACACGGCCGGTATTTCTTTCATCTTGCACGACCCTGTATTCGACAGAAACACCAATCACACTACGATACGTAGTCAATTACAGGGGGTTTTCGAAAGGGATTGGAATTCACCGTATGcccattttatgaatttttccgAATACGAAGAAACTTATTAA
- the LOC130441179 gene encoding 5'-3' exonuclease PLD3-like isoform X2 yields MLLSIKFKLFSLEKTVLETSPVQNEEDTDIWSHGFMIPSNGDDTPERWSNKNKWCRPSCIPISIICILIFLVVLLPLLDHATERNLEELNSFHADNCNNTCRLSLTESIPEGLIYSNGSIVYPSTFDTWLDLINSANESIDIGSLYWTLRQSEVYPDPSSLQGEKIFQSLVKAGVERGIKIRIAQNAPSQNFPNIDTELLVKRKAAEVRSLNFAKLLGSGVLHTKLWIVDKKHIYVGSANMDWRSLTQVKELGITIRNCSCLANDVQKIFEVYWTLGADNAKIPPQWPSNLSTQYNNDTPFNLMYDNETFQTYFTSSPLPFNPSGRTNDIDALTHVVLHAEKFVYISVMDYFPLMIYTPKVKFWPVIDDALKTAAIENKIKVKLLISWWNHSRPSEDNFLKSLSDINNAYPGVSLEIRRFIVPANKDQQKIPFARVNHNKYMVTDNTAFIGTSNWSGDYFTDTAGISFILHDPVFDRNTNHTTIRSQLQGVFERDWNSPYAHFMNFSEYEETY; encoded by the exons ATGTTGTTatcaatcaaatttaaattgttttctttgGAAAAA aCTGTTCTTGAAACGTCTCCTGTTCAAAATGAAGAGGATACAGATATTTGGAGTCATGGTTTCATGATACCTTCAAATGGGGATGATACACCTGAAAG atggtcaaataaaaataaatggtgCAGACCATCATGCATACCAATTTCCATAATTTGCATTTTGATCTTCCTCGTAGTATTATTACCTTTATTAGATCACGCTACAGAACGAAATTTAGAAGAATTAAACAGTTTTCATGCAGATAACTGTAATAATACTTGCAG ATTGTCGTTAACTGAAAGTATTCCAGAAGGCTTGATATATTCGAACGGTTCAATCGTATATCCTTCCACTTTTGATACTTGGTTAGATTTGATTAATTCGGCTAACGAATCTATAGATATAGGGTCGCTTTATTGGACTTTGAGACAGTCAGAAGTTTATCCAGATCCTTCTTCATTACag GGGGAAAAAATCTTCCAGTCGTTAGTAAAAGCGGGCGTGGAACGTGGTATTAAAATCAGGATAGCACAAAATGCACCATCGCAAAATTTTCCCAACATAGATACCGAATTGTTGGTGAAAAGGAAAGCAGCTGAAGTTCGTAGTCTTAATTTTGCTAAATTATTAGGATCCGGTGTTTTGCATACTAAATTATGGATCGTCGATAAGAAACATATATATGTAGGTAGCGCCAATATGGATTGGAGATCCTTAACACAG GTGAAAGAGTTGGGAATTACCATAAGGAACTGTTCCTGTCTGGCGAACGACGTTCAAAAAATTTTCGAG GTTTATTGGACCCTCGGCGCCGATAACGCCAAAATACCACCGCAATGGCCGTCTAACTTATCCACGCAATACAATAACGATACTCCGTTCAATTTAATGTATGACAACGAAACTTTCCAAACATATTTCACC aGTTCACCGTTGCCTTTTAATCCGTCCGGCCGTACGAACGACATCGACGCCTTGACTCACGTCGTACTACACGcagaaaaatttgtttacatATCCGTTATGGATTATTTCCCTTTGATGATTTACACTCCGAAAGTTAAATTTTGGCCGGTTATAGATGATGCTTTGAAAACGGCCGCcatcgaaaataaaatcaag GTGAAATTACTGATAAGTTGGTGGAATCATTCCAGACCTTCGGAAGACAACTTTTTAAAATCCCTATCTGATATAAATAACGCATACCCTGGAGTTAGTTTGGAAATA cGTCGTTTTATCGTTCCCGCTAATaaagatcaacaaaaaatacCGTTCGCTCGAGTAAATCACAATAAATACATGGTAACCGACAACACTGCCTTTATAGGCACTTCTAATTGGTCAGGGGATTATTTCACCGACACGGCCGGTATTTCTTTCATCTTGCACGACCCTGTATTCGACAGAAACACCAATCACACTACGATACGTAGTCAATTACAGGGGGTTTTCGAAAGGGATTGGAATTCACCGTATGcccattttatgaatttttccgAATACGAAGAAACTTATTAA
- the LOC130443535 gene encoding high mobility group protein 20A-like, which yields MESSDLQIKIEPGSNSETQATDEANNLLRNGILVETSKGLICMSLNDALSLDLNLSVDDLRNVAAKLISEQNVVTHPTKTSHTNFNFDSDGFSSECSDISTTTSGSIAQSNFKSLPPLITDPNLKYETTITVSKPNLESNGKPADIKIELIPKSETENVVVPIKMSIDITKPKKGRGGWPKGRKRKPELLNLPPKAPATGYTLYLNEQRKLFKDSSLAFHEITKIMGNKWSSLTLEEKKPYLEKAEEDKKRYREELKQYRQSDAYRTYLTKKRKKRLQNNVLSESDMDATDDFDEEDNEELYCRTCDQWFHNLHNKREHLQGKQHLQSVAGDITRELCSDTEAVGTTSTFSTSLDESSLDGMPSIRVSTSNGASNSVTVSDAMANLTAVVSKRETEMKIMLNRQREFASQQQALYNQLHQLTERHKKLQKDLLLLKEKEKETESRVFNLWQVPSWFIISNDSITDT from the exons ATGGAATCGTCtgatttacaaattaaaatcgAACCAGGATCAAATTCGGAAACCCAAGCAACAGATGAAGCTAATAATCTATTGAGAAATGGGATTTTAGTAGAAACGAGCAAAGg cCTAATTTGTATGTCGTTGAACGACGCCCTATCGTTGGATTTAAATTTATCAGTAGACGATTTGCGTAACGTCGCTGCAAAATTGATTTCAGAGCAGAATGTAGTGACCCACCCGACGAAAACGTCTCATacgaatttcaattttgatagcGACGGATTTTCCAGCGAATGTAGCGATATTAGTACAACAACGTCGGGCTCCATCGCACAATCGAATTTCAAATCGCTCCCTCCCTTAATAACCGATCCTAATTTAAAATACGAAACTACCATAACGGTGAGTAAACCGAATTTGGAATCTAATGGAAAACCTGCCGATATCAAAATTGAATTGATCCCGAAAAGTGAAACTGAAAACGTGGTCGTTCCTATTAAAATGTCTATAGATATAACTAAACCAAAGAAAGGTAGAGGAGGATGGCCGAAAGGGAGGAAAAGGAAACCAGAGCTTCTTAATCTACCTCCAAAAGCCCCCGCGACGGGGTACACTTTGTACCTCAACGAACAAAGGAAACTATTCAAGGATAGTAGCTTGGCATTTCACGAAATTACGAAAATTATGGGTAATAAATGGTCAAGTTTAactttggaagaaaaaaaaccGTATTTGGAAAAAGCTGAAGAAGATAAAAAGAGGTACAGAGAGGAATTGAAACAATATAGACAATCTGATGCTTATAGGACTTATTTGaccaaaaagagaaaaaaaagaCTGCAGAATAATGTGCTATCGGAAAGTGACATGGATGCAACGGATGATTTTGAT GAAGAAGATAACGAAGAATTATACTGTCGCACCTGCGATCAATGGTTCCATAATTTACATAATAAGAGGGAACATTTACAAGGGAAACAACATTTGCAATCCGTAGCCGGTGATATTACTAGGGAATTGTGTTCAGACACCGAAGCCGTAGGTACCACTAGTACTTTCAGCACTTCCTTAGACGAATCAAGCTTAGATGGTATGCCTAGCATCAGAGTGTCTACTAGTAATGGAGCGTCCAACTCAGTAACCGTCAGTGATGCTATGGCAAATTTAACGGCAGTAGTTAGCA aaagGGAAACGGAAATGAAGATTATGTTGAATCGACAGCGGGAATTTGCTTCACAACAACAGGCTTTGTACAATCAACTTCATCAGTTAACGGAAAgacataaaaaattacaaaaagatcTATTGTTGttgaaagaaaaggaaaaagagACTGAGAGTCGTGTTTTTAATTTGTGGCAAGTCCCCAGTTGGTTTATAATTTCTAATGATTCCATTACGGACacttaa
- the LOC130452613 gene encoding structural maintenance of chromosomes protein 3 → MHIKQVIIQGFKSYRDQTVVEPFDKRHNVVVGRNGSGKSNFFYAIQFVLSDEYSHLRPDQRQALLHEGTGPRVVSAYVEIIFDNSDSRVPIEHEEIYLRRVIGAKKDQYFLNKKVVPRSEVMNLLESAGFSNSNPYYIVKQGKINQMATAPDAHRLKLLREVAGTRVYDERRDESMAILRETEIKLQKIEEFLRTIEERLSTLEEEKEELKQYQHYDKIRRALEYIIHEVELNENKKKLVELEKQRNESGTEQEKLAANLKKAQDNIKTLSKKTKETKKELASLKEERDILINDNQHLIKEKAKLDLTIKDLSEEVLGDNKSKERAENELSRLNNSIREKEAELEKVKPQYEQMKKREEECSRELALKEQKRKELYAKQGRGSQFTSKDDRDRWIQNELKSLNKQLKEKKDYRDKLEGELKKDANKTVELTRKIEEQSQELERQKNFIDEHNKQCYELKKNKDQFQATRNELWRKENNVQQNLSSLKEELAKADQKLRSMVGKPILNGRDSVRKVLETFVSRGGREAEFAKHYRGPVIENFDCEKSIYTSVEVTAGNRLFHHVVDTDVIGTQILKEMNRQKLPGEVNFMPLNRLNVRDQDYPNDSDAIPMVSKLNYDQKFDKAMRYLFGKTLICRNMEVATKLARTTGLDCITLEGDQVSSRGSLTGGFFNASNSRLEMQKTRSETMEQIKQCEQELKNLRMELGKTETSINGIVSEMQKTETKNSKAKGIYDKVKAELRLMREELSNIERSRGHKERTLAQSKSSLEAMQTTKEGLESELHQELLAQLSVHDQAQVDSLNDDIQKLQKENKEAFSTRMRLEAEKNKLENLLTNNLIRRRDEVLHALQEISLEDRKRQLTNCKAELEEIDKKIDKINVDLTMVENKVKDMTKRLKTEQTELENWKKKEKDAQDRIDEDAKHLEKFASKQNLLEQKIAESVEKINQLGALPPQEMYSNYVKMSSRSLFKELEKANNKLKQFSHVNKKALDQFMSFSDQKEKLQKRKEELDRGDEKIKELISMLEQRKMEAIQFTFKQISKYFTEVFKKLVPAGRAKLVLKTSDHEEGHEIGPDDNNADNFIGIGIKISFTDADVEMKEMNQLSGGQKSLVALALIFAIQKCDPAPFYLFDEIDQALDPTYRRSVANMIHELSSEAQFITTTFRPELLEHANKFYGVKFRNKVSHVECVSREVARDFVEDDQTHA, encoded by the exons ATGCATATAAAACAA GTTATTATCCAGGGATTTAAAAGTTATAGGGATCAAACAGTAGTGGAACCTTTCGACAAAAGGCACAATGTAGTTGTAGGACGTAACGGCTCAGGAAAAAGTAACTTTTTCTACG CTATTCAATTTGTATTAAGTGACGAATATTCCCATCTTCGACCCGATCAAAGACAGGCTCTTCTCCATGAAGGTACAGGACCTCGAGTCGTATCAGCGTATGTAGAAATCATTTTTGATAACTCAGATTCCAGAGTTCCG ATTGAAcatgaagaaatatatttaagacGTGTAATTGGTGCTAAAAAAGATCagtattttctcaataaaaaagtGGTACCTAGAAGTGAAGTTATGAATCTATTAGAATCTGCAGGGTTTTCAAATTCTAATCCGTATTATATCGTAAAACAAGGAAAA attaaCCAAATGGCAACAGCTCCTGATGCCCATCGACTGAAGTTATTGAGAGAAGTAGCAGGTACAAGGGTGTATGATGAAAGAAGGGATGAATCTATGGCCATTTTAAGGGAAACTGAgataaaactacaaaaaatcgAGGAATTTTTGCGTACGATCGAAGAGAGGTTGAGTACTTTGGAGGAGGAAAAGGAGGAATTAAAACAGTATCAACATTATGATAAAATACGTAGGGCTTTGGAGTATATAATACATGAGGTCgagttaaatgaaaataaaaagaaattagtGGAG TTGGAGAAACAGCGGAACGAATCCGGTACAGAACAGGAAAAACTGGCGGCGAATTTGAAAAAAGCCCAAGacaatataaaaactttatcaaaGAAGACGAAAGAAACGAAAAAAGAATTGGCGTCTTTAAAAGAAGAACGCGACATATTAATTAATGACAACCAGCatttaattaaagaaaaagcCAAATTAGATCTGACCATAAAGGATTTGTCGGAGGAAGTGCTGGGAGACAATAAATCGAAAGAAAGAGCCGAAAACGAATTATCCAGATTGAATAATTCGATCAGAGAAAAAGAAGCCGAACTGGAAAAGGTGAAACCCCAATATGAACAAATGAAAAAGCGAGAAGAAGAATGTTCAAGAGAATTAGCCCTCAAAGAACAAAAAAGGAAGGAATTGTACGCGAAACAAGGCAGAGGAAGTCAGTTTACCTCGAAGGATGATAGAGACAGATGGATACAGAACGAATTGAAATCCCTGAATAaacaattgaaagaaaaaaaagattatCGCGATAAATTGGAAGGGGAATTGAAAAAGGACGCCAATAAAACGGTGGAATTGACTAGAAAAATCGAAGAACAATCACAAGAATTAGAAAGACAGAAAAATTTCATAGACGAACACAATAAACAGTGTTATGAGTTGAAGAAAAATAAGGATCAATTTCAAGCTACCAGAAA CGAATTGTGGCGTAAAGAAAACAACGTCCAACAAAATTTGTCGTCGTTGAAAGAAGAATTAGCGAAAGCCGATCAGAAATTGAGATCGATGGTCGGTAAACCGATATTGAACGGTCGCGATAGCGTCCGGAAAGTACTGGAAACTTTCGTTTCGAGAGGGGGACGCGAAGCGGAGTTCGCCAAACATTATCGAGGACCGGTTATCGAAAATTTCGATTGCGAAAAAAGTATTTACACATCGGTGGAGGTTACCGCCGGTAATAGATTGTTCCATCACGTCGTCGATACCGATGTGATCGGTACTCAAATATTGAAGGAGATGAATCGACAAAAGTTGCCGGGTGAAGTTAATTTTATGCCTTTGAATAGATTGAACGTCAGGGATCAGGATTATCCTAATGATTCG GACGCTATACCGATGGTCTCAAAATTAAATTACGACCAGAAATTCGACAAAGCCATGCGCTACTTATTCGGCAAAACCCTAATTTGTCGTAACATGGAAGTAGCCACGAAATTAGCCCGTACAACAGGCTTAGATTGCATCACCCTCGAAGGCGATCAAGTATCATCGAGAG GTTCGTTAACGGGCGGTTTCTTCAACGCATCAAACAGCAGACTAGAAATGCAAAAAACCCGAAGCGAAACCATGGAACAGATCAAACAATGCGAACAAGAACTGAAAAATCTGAGGATGGAATTGGGTAAAACCGAAACGTCCATCAACGGAATAGTTTCCGAAATGCAGAAAACCGAAACGAAAAACAGCAAagcaaaa gGTATTTACGATAAAGTTAAAGCGGAGCTGAGATTGATGCGCGAGGAGTTGTCGAATATCGAACGATCCCGCGGTCACAAGGAACGCACCTTGGCACAAAGCAAATCCAGTTTGGAGGCGATGCAAACGACCAAAGAAGGTCTCGAATCGGAATTGCATCAGGAATTGTTGGCTCAACTTTCCGTGCACGATCAAGCCCAAGTCGATTCGTTGAACGACGATATACAGAAATTGCAAAAGGAGAACAAGGAGGCGTTCAGTACGAGGATGAGATTGGaagcagaaaaaaataaattggaaaatttgttaacaaacaATTTGATTAGAAGAAGGGACGAAGTGTTGCACGCCCTTCAAGAGATATCGTTGGAGGATAGGAAAAGGCAATTGACTAATTGCAAAGCCGAATTGGAGgagatagataaaaaaatcgataagaTTAATGTGGATTTGACCATGGTGGAGAATAAAGTTAAAGATATGACCAAAAGG TTGAAAACGGAACAGACCGAATTGGAGAActggaagaaaaaagaaaaagacgCCCAAGATAGGATCGACGAGGACGCCAAACATTTAGAAAAGTTCGCTTCGAAACAGAAccttttggaacaaaaaatcgCCGAATCCGTCGAAAAAATCAACCAACTCGGCGCTCTACCGCCCCAAGAGATGTATTCCAATTACGTGAAGATGTCTTCCAGATCC cTATTTAAAGAACTGGAAAAGGCGAATAACAAACTCAAACAATTCAGTCACGTGAATAAGAAAGCTTTGGATCAGTTTATGAGTTTTTCCGATCAAAAGGAAAAACTCCAAAAGCGAAAAGAAGAATTAGACCGAGG agATGAGAAAATCAAAGAGTTGATATCGATGTTGGAACAACGTAAAATGGAAGCGATACAATTCACGTTTAAACAgatatcgaaatatttcacggaagttttcaaaaaattggtaCCCGCAGGTCGAGCTAAGCTTGTTTTGAAAACCAGCGACCACGAAGAAGGCCACGAAATCGGTCCGGACGACAATAACGCCGATAATTTCATCGGTATCGGTATTAAAATATCCTTCACCGATGCCGACGTCGAAATGAAAGAGATGAATCAACTTTCCGGTGGTCAAAAATCCCTGGTAGCTTTGGCGTTGATCTTCGCCATCCAGAAATGCGATCCGGCGCCATTTTATCTATTCGACGAGATCGACCAAGCTTTAGATCCGACTTATAG gaGATCGGTGGCTAATATGATTCACGAATTATCGAGCGAAGCTCAGTTTATCACCACGACGTTTAGACCTGAACTACTCGAACATGCCAATAAGTTCTATGGTGTTAAATTCCGTAATAAGGTTAGTCACGTGGAGTGCGTGAGCAGGGAGGTGGCGAGGGATTTCGTCGAGGACGATCAAACACATGCTTGA
- the LOC130444211 gene encoding 26S proteasome non-ATPase regulatory subunit 9 — protein sequence MSREEVRQQVLNLMNEKDKIENEIKELTNVLMHNGVGMTEPLVDEEGFPKNSINIHQVRHARHRIICLQNDHKHLMKQIENGLQGYYNATSSECNQSVSMETTPIEIATYKTPFAKVTFVSDNSPAYYAGLNVNDEIVEFGSVNVNNFKNINDIATVVQHSEGNPLNVRIKRGERFVNVQLTPKKWIGRGLLGCNIICL from the coding sequence ATGTCTCGAGAAGAAGTGAGACAACAGGTGCTGAATTTAATGAacgaaaaagataaaatagaaaacgagataAAAGAATTGACAAATGTATTAATGCATAACGGGGTAGGTATGACAGAACCTTTGGTAGACGAAGAAggatttccaaaaaattccaTAAACATCCATCAAGTGAGACACGCTAGACACAGAATCATTTGTCTCCAAAACGATCACAAACACCTCATGAAGCAAATTGAAAACGGTTTGCAAGGATATTACAATGCGACATCTTCCGAATGTAATCAATCTGTTAGTATGGAAACAACACCTATAGAAATTGCCACTTACAAGACACCTTTCGCCAAAGTTACGTTTGTGAGTGATAATTCCCCCGCTTATTACGCGGGGTTGAACGTCAACGACGAAATTGTGGAATTTGGGTCTGtgaatgtgaataattttaaaaatatcaatgataTCGCCACAGTTGTACAACATTCAGAAGGGAATCCATTGAATGTGAGAATTAAAAGGGGCGAAAGGTTTGTTAATGTGCAGTTGACACCGAAGAAGTGGATAGGAAGAGGATTGTTAGGCtgtaatataatttgtttataa